The DNA sequence TAGTTTTCTTCGATTAGATGCTTTGTTTTTCAATGTCAATCTTTTAGATTGGATTAAATTAAACAAAGACTTTGATGTTTATAAAGATTATTTTGATATAAGTTTAAATGGTCAGTTGGCATTTTCTTATGATTTTAAAGATAAAGATTTAAGATATGCAGGAATAGTAGATTCGTCTTTAAATGTAGATACTCTTGGCAAAGAAATTCAAGGCTTAAAGCTTGAAATAAAAGGGGATGATAGCATTGTAAGTGTTAAGAATGCTTTTTTAAAGCTTAAAAGAGGAGTTGTAAGTTATAAAGGTTATTATTCTTTAAAAGACTTGCTTCCACTAGGACGTCTTAACTTTAAGTCTGCAAAAATTTTAAACTTTAATGATTTAAATGGATATTTGGATTTTAAGAAAGCTGAAAATATTTTTTCGGTTAAATCAGATAATTTCAGTATTGGAAATCTAAGTTTTAAAGATTTAAGTTTAAAAACTTATTTTTTAAAAGATAAAATTTTTGTTGACTATTTACTTTATTTAGAAAATGAAAATTCTCAAATTTCTTTAAAAGGCGATCTTAATGATGAAGAATTTTCTTTCAATTTGGGAATTAAAGAGTTTCCTTTGCTTTTTTTAAAAGAAGTTCTTCCTAGTTCTTACCCAATCAATTTTTTTTCCAGCACTTTATTTTCAGGCAAATATTTAAATTTAGTTTCTGATTTTAATTTAAATAAATCCAATTATCATGAAAATATATTAAAAAAATTCAATTTCATGGTATTTTCAAAATTAGATGATTTTAAATTTATGTTCGATGCTAGTGGAGAAAAAAAATTTTTCAAATCAAATAACTTTGATTTGCAGTATGATGGTCACAATTTGCGCTCTAGTTTATTTGTTAAGTTATTTGAAAGTGGGTTTAATATTGGTATGAATTTTTCTTATCTTGGTAAAAATTATCCTTTGCATTTTAATATTGATCTTAAAAATAAGTTTATTGTTGCTGAATCTCTTCTTGGCATAAAGTTAGATTTCAATTATTCTGATTCTAAAATAAGTTATACTCTTAATGTTGATAATTTTAGGGTTTACAATAAGACTTCTGATCTTTTAATAGATATAAATTTTAATGGTGACTATTTAGGTATTAATGATGATTTTAAATTTAAAGTAGATAAGTTTAATGTAATGAAAATTTCTAAAATATCCTCTTACAATTTTAATTTTGGGTTTAAGAGCTTGTATGAATATAATAAATTGTATATTTCTGATGTTAAGTTTGTAAACAAGCTTTCAAATTTGCAAGGGTATGGGCAATTTAATTTAAAAGATAATTTTAATGGAAGTTTAAATCTATTTTCTAGTTTAAATTCAGAACGTTATTTTTTAGGAGTTAATTCTAATGAATATGGAAGCTATTTTTTGCTTAAATTTCAAGACTTAGATTTTTACAATTTTAATTCTTTATCTTTTTTAGAAGGCAAGGTTAATGGTAATTTTTTGCTAAATTTTAAAGAGAATAATTTTAGGAATTATTCTTTGAGTGGATATCTTGAGGCTGATAAACTAACTTTATTTGGCATTCCCATGCAGCTTTCTCTTAATTTAGGGTTGTTGGATAATAAGCTTAATATATACGATATAAAAGCCAAGCGAAATAAGAAAGAGTTTCTTGCTGGTAGTCTGAGATATGATCTTGGTAGTTCTATAGGCGTATCTAATATAGTTTTTATTAGTGATTTGTTTTCTTATAAGCTTAATGCAAATTTTAGAAATTTTGAAAATAGAGATGAAGAGCGATTTGGAGTTTTAAAAACCAGAACAGAAGGTGAATTTTCTTTTAGAGATGTTAAATATAAAAATGAGTTTTTGTCTAATCTTACAGTTGAGTTTAGTAATGATTTTGAAAAATTTAGCATGGCTTCAATTGATTATGACCTTATCAATGTTTCATACCATTATGGTAGTGGAGAATATAGTTTTATTTTAAAAGACTATTTACCCCTTAGCTTTAATTCGTCAGGTAAAATAATTAAAAATAAAATTAATGGAAATGTCAAAGAGATTAAATTTGATTCAAAAATAATTACCAAAGATTTTTTAGACTCACACTCTTTATTTAACATTGACAATCATTTTATTCTTTATGATCTTGTTTTAAATGGTGAATTTGATATTGAGGGTGATTTATATAATCCTAATATTAATGGGAGTTTAAATGTGCAAAAAGGATCAATTAGCACTGAGTATTTGAGAGCTTCTAGAAAGTTTGGTGGCGATAGAGTTTTAGAAATATTTGATATGCCCGTTGAAATTCAGGATAATAAAATAATTTTTAATAATGATTTTAACTTAGATCGATATTCTAAAGTTTTTGTCTCTACTAGTTTAAATTTAAATTTTTTAAGCGATACTATTATTGATTATTACAAAATAGATATTAATGTGGCTGGCAGAACAGGAGTTCCTATTAAGTTTGACAAGATTGCTTTAAGCTTTACAGGTTACGCTTTAGGCAATTTTTCAATTGAAGGGAATACCGATGAGATTATGTTTAAAGGCATTTTAAATATTTCAAATGCTTGGGTTTATTCTCTTGAAAGCTCTATTGTTAATTTATTGATAAATCCTTTCAAGCAAGCAAAAAGAGTGCAAACAGTTGATATTAATGTCCAAGATTTTGATATTTTGACTGATCTTGAGATAAATTTTGACAGCAATGTTACTTTCCATTGGCCAGATAGTAATATTTCGTTTCTACAAGCTACGATTTCAAGAGGAGATAAGCTTGTAATAAAATCTGATACAAAAACAGATGATTTTATTCTTAAGGGAGATTTGAATATTGCAAGAGGTTTTGTTAATTATAACAACAAGAAATTTATCTTTAAAAGCGGTTCTTATATATCTTTTAATGAAAATAGAACTAAATTTGATCCATGGATAAAAGTAGAGGCTACAAATACTATTAAAGATAGAAATGATAAACTGCTTATCACAATAAGTATTGACAGTCCTTTGAGTTTGTGGAAAATTGAATTTATGTCTTATCCTTTGAGAACCGAACAGGAAATTAAATATCTTCTATCAGGCTCAACAATGGGAGGAACTGAGGGAGGATTGCGTTCGGCAGGGACTAATGCTGCTGAAATGGCAATTGGGATAGTAAGTGACATTGCTCTTGATTTTTTAATTCAACCCATTGAAGATTATATGCGTTCTGTATTAAACTTAGACTTATTGAGTATAAAAACAGATATATTGAAGAATTCTATTAATAGTAATTTTTTTAAAATTGGGAATCCTACTTTTGTTGATGTTCTTGATAATACAAGTGTTAAGGTGGGAAAATATCTTGTTGAGGGTGTTTTTATTAGTGGAGGCTTTGGTTTTTTGAAAGAGCAAATGACCCCTTTTTCAAAAGATTTAAACTTTGTTATTAATTTGGGTATTGAGTTTGATTCTCCATTTTTTTTGGTTAATTATGAGTTTGATTACAATTTTATGAAAAAAGGTTTAGATGGAATAGGAAATAATATAGGTATTTCTTGGAAATTTAAATATTAAATTGTTAAGAGGTTTAAGATGGGTTCAATTAGAGGTTTGTTTTGTGTAAGTTTTTTAATAGTTTTTACTGTTTTTAGTTTTGGACAAGTTGAAAATTACAAAGGAAAAACAATAAAAGGTATTGATTTTGAAGGACTTAAGAATAAAAAAGAGAGAGATTTTATTGATGTTTTAAAACCTTATATTGGAATGGTTTATTCTAATGAACTTTTTGATAAATTACAAATTGATCTTTATTCTCTTGACTATTTTTCTGGGCTTATTAAGCCAATGTTTAAAGTAGATGGAGAGGATCTTTTTATTACATTTATTGTAAAGGAAAAATCTTTAGTTAATTCTGTTATTTTTTCTGATAGTAGTAGAGTTTTTTGGAATAGCGAACTTGTTGAGAAGGTAGATATTAAGACTAATGAACCTTTAAATCTTGCAAGTGTTAGCAAGGGTCTTGACAAACTTGAAGAGATGTATAAAGGTATGGGATATCTTGAAGCTTCTGTAAAGTTTGAAATCAAAGAAGAGGAAAATTTAGTTGATGTTATTTTTAATATTGTAGCTGGACCCAAATATATTATTAAAGGGATTGACTTTGAAGGAAATTTAAGTTTTAAGAGTAGTACCTTGAGGAAATCTTTGGCATCAAGAATAGTATCTCTTTTCTCTGATGGTAAATATTTAAAAAGTAATGTTGACAAGGACAAGCGTCAGCTAGAGTCTTTTTATAAAAACAATGGGTATATTGATGTTAAAGTTATCAATAGCACTGTTGATATTAAAGATTCTCAAAGGTTAGAAAAGGAAGTTTTTTTAAAATATTTTATTTCAGAGGGCAATGTTTTTAGATTTGGAAAGCTTGAGATTTCTGGCAATTCAGTTTTTAGTTTGGAAGAATTAAAAAATTTTATTACCTTTAGGGAAGGTGATATTTTTAATGATTCTAAATTTGAACAGGATTTTGCCAAGATTAGAGAAAGTTATTTTAAAGAAGGGTATATTTTTACAGAAATTATTCCTTCACAAAAGATAAGAGGAGAGTTTGTTGATTTATTAATTAAAATTTTAGAAAAGGATAAAGCCCATATTGAATCTATTACGGTTTCTAAAAATAAAAATACAGCTTCTCATGTAATACTTAGAGAAATTCCTCTTCAAGAGGGAGATGTTTTTAGTTTGGATAAGTTTAAGATGGGTATGGTGAATTTACAGCAACTTGGCTATTTTTCAAATGTAATCCCCGATATTGTTCCAAGTAATACAGAAGGGCTTATGAAGATAAATTTAAACATTGAAGAGCGAGCAACAAGTAATTTTGGATTTGGTATGAATTTTGGAGGCAACTCAAATTCTTCGTTTCCATTCTCAATATTTGGACAATGGGAGCTTTCTAATTTTTTGGGCGAAGGGTATTATTTTGCTGCAAGACTAAATTTATCTTTTTTAGAGCAAAGTCTTAGTTTGACTTTTAGAGATAATTGGTTTTTTCAGAAAAGATGGACTGTAGGTGGATTTGTAGATTTTTCACATTCTGTAAATACTGCTTATCAAGATATTAATGGGCCTATTTTTTCTGGAAAAAGAGAGGTTCCTGATCCATTTACAAGCTGGGAAGAGTATCGTGATGTTAAAAGCTTTTCTGATTTTAATGCAATGAATTATTCTTTGCTTAAGCTTAGTTTGGGGGGGTTTACAGGGTATACTTTTTCTAATTATCTTGGCAAGCAAACTCTTCTTGGTACTTTGCAAACTGCTTTAAAATATGTTTTTTATGACAATGAAGTTAACAGGCCTTCAAATTATTATTTAAGAGATAATTATAAAACTTTTAGATTTGAAAATTCTCTTAGTTTGAGTGCTGCTTGGGATACTAGAAATTCTACCTCTTTATCTAATAATGGATTTTTACTGAAACAGCAGTTTGATTTTTTCGGTGGATTTTTGTTTGGCCAGAGCCATTTTATTAAATCTGCTACAACCTTTGAAAGATATTTTTCTCTCTTAGGATATGAGGACGTATTTACACCTTATTTTGATATTATTTTGACTTTAAGAAGTGTTTATTCAAATATATTGCCTCCTCTTGGTAATGGTTTTGAAATTGAAATTCAACCTCATCATCACATAGTTCTTAGTGAAAATTTTATGCAGGCTAGAGGTTGGGGCATTTTGAAGAATATTTATAGTTCCTTTGTGAACACTGTACAAATATCCATTCCTTTGTTAAAAAATATTTTAGTTTGGGATGTTTCTTTTATAGATTTTGCTTCATATTCTTTAGAAGGACAAGAAAATTCTTTGTTTCGACCTTTTAGTAGCTTTGCTTTTAGTTGGGGAACTGGAATTAGAAGTCTTTTGCCTCAATTGCCACTGTCTTTTGTTATAGCTTATCCTTTTTATTTTGACAATGACAAGGTTAATAGCTATTACAAATATTTTTCTGGGTTTAAATTTTTCTTAGGAATTGAGATGAGATATTGATATAAAATGCTATTGGAGAAATTTGTGTTTTTTTTAATTTTACCATTGTTTTTTTTGTTGTCTTTTAATCTTTTTTCAATAGATGTTGTTAAAATAGGCATTGTTGATTTTGATAGAATTGTAATTGAAGTTTTAAATCCTCGATTGAAAGCCAATCTTGATCAAATAAAAAGCCGATATCAAGAACAAATAAATACCTTAAATTTAGAGCTTAAAAATTTAAGGCAGATGTATGATGAATCGATTGCTGCTAATGATTTAGATAATGCAAGATCTTTGGGGAATCAATATAATTTAAAAGTTGATGAGCTAAAGAGAGTGTCTAGTTTGGCAAAGAATAATTTAGAACAGCAAAAATTGGTTAATATTAATAGTTTAAATAATAATAGTGAATCTTTAAGCAAAATACTTTTTGGTATTCAATATGTTGCGGAAACTAATGGATTTTCTTTGATTATGAAAAAAAATAACCCTTATATTCTTTACCATAATAGTACTGTTGACATAACAGATAATGTTATTAAGTATCTTTTAGAAAAGGACAACAAGTAATGAGAACTTTTAAATATACAACGAGCTCTATTATTTATTATGATTTTTTTTATAAATCTTTTAAAATTAACCAAATTTAAAACGGTAAATGTCAGCAACTAAATTGTTTGTAAATGCTCAAAGGCATTGCTTTTAGAGTCTTTTACTCCCATTTTATATTCTTTTTTTAAATTGTATTGTATTTATTTTATAATATCAATTATAATTCAATATTATTTAGGAAGAATATGGAAAAGAATGTCACCCCAATGATGAGGCAGTATTTAGATATCAAGAAAAAATACAAAGATGCTATTATTTTTTTCAGGGTAGGCAGTTTTTATGAAATGTTTTTTGACGATGCCATTGAGGCAAGCAAGCTTCTTAATTTAACATTGACAAAAAGAGAAAATGTTCCAATGTGTGGAGTGCCTTATCATACTAGTAAGGAATATATAAGAAAATTAATTTTATTTGATAAAAAAGTTGCAATTTGTGAACAGGCGTCTAATACTACTTCTGGAGGGCCTTTAGAAAGAGAAGTTGTTGAGGTAGTAACCCCAGGAGTTATTCTTGATGAAGATTTTTTAAGTGATGATTCTAATAACTATTTAGTTGCTATTAGTGATTATAAAAATTATTATTCTTTTTCTTATATAGACTTATCTACTTCTAGTCTTGGAATAATTTTTTATGAGAATAGCTTTTTTGAAAAACTTAAAAGGGATCTTGAGAAATATTCTCCTAAAGAAATAATAGTTTCTGAAAATTTTTATTATGAATACTTGGAAAAGCTTAATCTTAATCGGTTTTTAATCAACAAAGTTCCCACTTGGCATCTGGATAAAGATGTTGCAATAAAAACAATAAAGGATCATTTTAACATACTTGGATTGAATTCTCTTGGATTTGATGAGGAGAAGCCTTATTATATTTCAACTTTTCTTATTATAAATCATATAAAAAATAATTTAAAAAATTTATTAAGCAATATTGATAAAATAGATATTAATAATGATTCTTCGTATATGTTTCTTGATGATGTAACTCAGGTTAATCTTGAACTTGTAAAAAATAATAATGATTTTTCTTCTCAATATTCATTATATTCTGTTTTAAATGATTGTAAAACCCCAATGGGAAAAAGGCTTTTGCGAGAATTTATTTTAAATCCAATTTTAAATATTTCTGAGATTAATACCAGATTAGATCATGTGGAATTTTTTTGCAAGAATATTAGCTTAACTGTGACTTTAAGAGAAGCTTTTGTTAGTATATGGGATATTGAGAGAATAATATCTAGAATTCAGATGAAAAGATATATTAAAAAAGATTTTTTATTTATTGAGAAAGCGCTTTCTGTGTTTTTTTTGGTAAAAAAATTATTTGACAAGCATAATTTTAATTATTGGGATTTTGATAAATCTGAAGAAGATAGTATTTCTAAGGTTTATTTTTTGATAAATAGTGCTATTTCAAGTTCGTCTGAAGAGCTTATTAAAAGAGGTTACAATCTAAAGCTTGATAGTTTAAAAGACTTAAAGATTAATGCAAATAAATATATTGATGAATATCTTGAATCAGAGAGATTGCGTAGCAAGATAAATAATCTAAAGATTAGAAAAACTAATAATAGGGGATTGTTTTTTGAGGTTACAAAGAGTAATTATGCGCAAGTTCCAGTACATTTTATTGAAAGCCAAACTTTAAATTCTTCAAAAAGATACAAGACAGAAAAACTTATTTCTCTTGAAGTGGATATTAATAATGCTGAAGACAGTGTGGTTGCTTTTGAGCAAGAAATTTTTGATGAAATAGCATCAAATGTTGTGAAGCATAATAAAGTTATTAAAAAGGTTTCTGAATTTTTTGCATATATCGATTTAATTGTAAACTTTGGCTATTTGGCAAAGAAAAATGAATACAAAAGACCTGTATTGACATGTGATAAAGAAATTTTTCTTGATAAATCTAGACATCCTGTTGTTGAGCACTATGTAAAAAATACTGAAATCTTTACTGAAAATTTTGTAAAGATTAATAAAGAAAAATATTTTTGTTTAATTACTGGTCCTAATATGGCAGGTAAATCAACCTATTTGCGTCAAGTGGCTTTAATTACTTTGATGGCGCATATAGGGTCTTTTGTGCCAGCTTCTAAGGCATTAATAGGTATTACGGATAAAATTTTTTGCAGAATTGGAGCGAGTGACAATATTGCTAAGGGGGAATCCACTTTTTTGGTTGAAATGAATGAAACAGCTAATATTTTAAGAAATGCAACAGAAAAGAGCTTGATAATTATGGATGAAGTTGGAAGAGGTACTAGTACTAATGATGGACTTGCTATTGCCTATTCTATTGTAGAATATATTTTAGATCATATTAGAGCTAGAAGTTTGTTTGCTACACATTTTCATGAGCTATCGACTATTAATCATAATGCTTTTATTAATCTTTCAATGAAAATTGAAAAGCAAGGCAATGATCTTGTCTTCTTAAGAGAAGTTGAAGAAAAACCATCTCTGAATTCTTATGGCATTTATGTTGCTCGAATAGCAGGACTTCCTTTAAGGGTAATAGATAGAGCCAATGTTGTCCTGGAAAGTTTAGTAAATCGAGAGGGTAGTTCTTGTTTAGAATTTTTTTCTTGTATACCTTCTTCTAGTTGTGATAGGGAAATTTTGGAAAATGATGCTGATGTTAATGTTAAGTTAAATCAGTATTTAGAGTTAAAAAATTTCATTTCCAATATAGATATTAATAATATTACCCCTTTTCAATCAATTGAGTTGCTAAATCAGATTGTTTTAAAAGTTGCTTCTTGGTCCAGATAGTATGAGTTATTTAAATGTTCTAAAAAGCATATTTTTACCTTTTTGCTCTTTTTGTGGAAAAAGATATGTTTATTCTGATGCTCTTTGTGATCAATGTAAAGAACTTTTTAATTTTGAAATCAAATTTGATGGGAATTTGATTTATTTTTTTGAATATAAAGAGCATTACAAATCTTTGATTTTGTCTTATAAGAAAGATGGCCAAAAATCGATTGGAAGATTTTTAGCAAGCGGAATTGCTAAATGTTTGAGTAATATTGATTTTGATCAAATAGTAACTGTTCCTTGTAGTTTTAGAAGAAAATTGTTTTATGGTTTTGATCATATGGAATATATTGGCATTTTATTAAACCATTTTGGCTTTAATTATATAAATATTTTTTCAAGAAAATATGGAAAAAGTCAGAAGTTAATGAAAGGATCTCTCAGATTGAGAAATCTTGAAAATAAAATTAAATTAAAATCAAAGTATAAAAATTTTCAATTTAAAAAGATTGTTTTACTTGATGATATTGTTACCACAGGAACATCTATGTGTATTTGTGAGGATCTTATTTTACAATTTGGAGGTCATCAGGTAAAAAGGCTTTCGTTGGCTAAATCTTATAATTTGGTTTAATATTGACATTATTTTTTCTAAGTGTTACCCTTAA is a window from the Borreliella chilensis genome containing:
- a CDS encoding membrane protein, with protein sequence MGSIRGLFCVSFLIVFTVFSFGQVENYKGKTIKGIDFEGLKNKKERDFIDVLKPYIGMVYSNELFDKLQIDLYSLDYFSGLIKPMFKVDGEDLFITFIVKEKSLVNSVIFSDSSRVFWNSELVEKVDIKTNEPLNLASVSKGLDKLEEMYKGMGYLEASVKFEIKEEENLVDVIFNIVAGPKYIIKGIDFEGNLSFKSSTLRKSLASRIVSLFSDGKYLKSNVDKDKRQLESFYKNNGYIDVKVINSTVDIKDSQRLEKEVFLKYFISEGNVFRFGKLEISGNSVFSLEELKNFITFREGDIFNDSKFEQDFAKIRESYFKEGYIFTEIIPSQKIRGEFVDLLIKILEKDKAHIESITVSKNKNTASHVILREIPLQEGDVFSLDKFKMGMVNLQQLGYFSNVIPDIVPSNTEGLMKINLNIEERATSNFGFGMNFGGNSNSSFPFSIFGQWELSNFLGEGYYFAARLNLSFLEQSLSLTFRDNWFFQKRWTVGGFVDFSHSVNTAYQDINGPIFSGKREVPDPFTSWEEYRDVKSFSDFNAMNYSLLKLSLGGFTGYTFSNYLGKQTLLGTLQTALKYVFYDNEVNRPSNYYLRDNYKTFRFENSLSLSAAWDTRNSTSLSNNGFLLKQQFDFFGGFLFGQSHFIKSATTFERYFSLLGYEDVFTPYFDIILTLRSVYSNILPPLGNGFEIEIQPHHHIVLSENFMQARGWGILKNIYSSFVNTVQISIPLLKNILVWDVSFIDFASYSLEGQENSLFRPFSSFAFSWGTGIRSLLPQLPLSFVIAYPFYFDNDKVNSYYKYFSGFKFFLGIEMRY
- a CDS encoding DNA mismatch repair protein MutS, with amino-acid sequence MEKNVTPMMRQYLDIKKKYKDAIIFFRVGSFYEMFFDDAIEASKLLNLTLTKRENVPMCGVPYHTSKEYIRKLILFDKKVAICEQASNTTSGGPLEREVVEVVTPGVILDEDFLSDDSNNYLVAISDYKNYYSFSYIDLSTSSLGIIFYENSFFEKLKRDLEKYSPKEIIVSENFYYEYLEKLNLNRFLINKVPTWHLDKDVAIKTIKDHFNILGLNSLGFDEEKPYYISTFLIINHIKNNLKNLLSNIDKIDINNDSSYMFLDDVTQVNLELVKNNNDFSSQYSLYSVLNDCKTPMGKRLLREFILNPILNISEINTRLDHVEFFCKNISLTVTLREAFVSIWDIERIISRIQMKRYIKKDFLFIEKALSVFFLVKKLFDKHNFNYWDFDKSEEDSISKVYFLINSAISSSSEELIKRGYNLKLDSLKDLKINANKYIDEYLESERLRSKINNLKIRKTNNRGLFFEVTKSNYAQVPVHFIESQTLNSSKRYKTEKLISLEVDINNAEDSVVAFEQEIFDEIASNVVKHNKVIKKVSEFFAYIDLIVNFGYLAKKNEYKRPVLTCDKEIFLDKSRHPVVEHYVKNTEIFTENFVKINKEKYFCLITGPNMAGKSTYLRQVALITLMAHIGSFVPASKALIGITDKIFCRIGASDNIAKGESTFLVEMNETANILRNATEKSLIIMDEVGRGTSTNDGLAIAYSIVEYILDHIRARSLFATHFHELSTINHNAFINLSMKIEKQGNDLVFLREVEEKPSLNSYGIYVARIAGLPLRVIDRANVVLESLVNREGSSCLEFFSCIPSSSCDREILENDADVNVKLNQYLELKNFISNIDINNITPFQSIELLNQIVLKVASWSR
- a CDS encoding competence protein ComF codes for the protein MSYLNVLKSIFLPFCSFCGKRYVYSDALCDQCKELFNFEIKFDGNLIYFFEYKEHYKSLILSYKKDGQKSIGRFLASGIAKCLSNIDFDQIVTVPCSFRRKLFYGFDHMEYIGILLNHFGFNYINIFSRKYGKSQKLMKGSLRLRNLENKIKLKSKYKNFQFKKIVLLDDIVTTGTSMCICEDLILQFGGHQVKRLSLAKSYNLV